One part of the Oceanihabitans sp. IOP_32 genome encodes these proteins:
- the pheS gene encoding phenylalanine--tRNA ligase subunit alpha — translation MIDKVKQLIAEAEAFQAQSKEEVEAFRIKYLGKKGLLNGFFAEFKNVANDQKKEFGQIINQLKKTAEDKVTALKEELESKDEVKGVFGDLSRPGTPVQIGARHPISIVKNQIIEIFSNIGFNVSEGPEIEDDWHNFTALNLPEYHPARDMQDTFFIQTNPDILLRTHTSSVQVRYMENNKPPIRTISPGRVYRNEAISARSHCFFHQVEGLYIDKDVSFADLKHTLQYFTTQLFGKSKIRLRPSYFPFTEPSAEIDVYWGLETETDYKITKGTGWLEIAGCGMVDPNVLTNCGIDAETYSGFAFGVGIDRIAMLLHQIDDIRLLSENDVRFLEQFKSAL, via the coding sequence ATGATAGATAAAGTAAAACAACTTATTGCCGAGGCCGAAGCTTTTCAAGCGCAATCGAAAGAAGAAGTAGAAGCATTCCGCATAAAATATTTAGGTAAAAAAGGATTACTAAACGGCTTTTTTGCCGAATTTAAAAATGTTGCCAACGACCAAAAAAAGGAATTTGGTCAAATTATCAATCAGCTTAAAAAAACAGCCGAAGATAAAGTAACCGCTTTAAAAGAAGAGCTAGAAAGCAAAGACGAGGTAAAAGGCGTTTTTGGTGATTTATCACGCCCAGGAACACCTGTTCAAATTGGTGCGCGCCACCCTATTTCTATTGTAAAAAATCAAATTATAGAGATATTCTCGAATATTGGTTTTAATGTGAGCGAAGGTCCAGAAATTGAGGACGACTGGCATAACTTTACCGCATTAAACCTTCCAGAATACCACCCTGCACGCGATATGCAGGATACTTTTTTTATTCAAACCAATCCAGATATTTTACTGCGTACCCACACCAGTTCTGTGCAAGTACGTTATATGGAAAACAACAAACCGCCTATTCGCACCATATCGCCAGGTCGCGTGTATAGAAATGAAGCGATTTCGGCACGCTCGCATTGTTTTTTCCATCAAGTAGAAGGTTTATACATCGATAAAGATGTAAGTTTTGCCGACTTAAAACATACCCTACAATACTTCACCACTCAATTGTTTGGGAAAAGCAAAATACGGTTGCGTCCGTCGTACTTCCCGTTTACAGAACCTAGCGCAGAAATAGATGTGTATTGGGGTTTAGAAACCGAAACCGATTATAAAATTACAAAAGGCACAGGTTGGTTAGAAATAGCTGGTTGCGGTATGGTAGATCCCAACGTTTTAACCAATTGTGGCATCGATGCCGAAACCTATTCTGGTTTTGCTTTTGGCGTGGGTATAGACCGTATTGCTATGCTATTACACCAAATTGACGATATTAGATTGCTAAGTGAAAACGATGTGCGTTTTCTGGAACAGTTTAAATCGGCTTTGTAG
- a CDS encoding SHOCT domain-containing protein, protein MKISSRKHWYSYTSSLFLIILIGIPIIVFYFISTDWFDINPLLRNGILIFGIWILFKATRRIILNSRIQWLFDDQVLTVKSGLLPWKKTLFEMDISQIYEIYYTNSFMGTLLGFGGLCVRRTDGVTSKIIERSMTNHKRITSAVNNSLSIHKKSGIQKPEQINSKESLPDELRKLADLNKDGVISDEEFEKLKNKLIN, encoded by the coding sequence ATGAAGATAAGTTCAAGGAAACATTGGTATTCTTACACATCAAGTTTGTTTTTAATTATATTAATTGGCATACCGATAATTGTTTTTTATTTCATATCAACAGACTGGTTCGATATTAACCCATTGCTTAGAAATGGAATTTTGATTTTTGGTATATGGATATTATTTAAGGCTACAAGAAGAATAATTCTTAATTCGAGAATACAATGGTTATTTGATGACCAAGTTTTAACGGTAAAATCTGGTTTGCTTCCGTGGAAAAAAACTCTATTCGAAATGGATATTTCCCAAATTTATGAGATTTATTATACCAATAGCTTCATGGGAACTTTACTAGGTTTTGGAGGATTATGTGTTCGAAGAACTGATGGGGTTACATCGAAAATAATTGAACGATCTATGACAAACCATAAACGTATAACTTCGGCTGTAAATAACTCTTTAAGCATTCATAAAAAAAGTGGAATCCAAAAGCCTGAACAAATAAATTCAAAAGAATCTTTACCTGACGAATTAAGGAAGTTAGCCGATTTGAATAAAGACGGTGTCATTTCTGATGAAGAATTCGAAAAACTTAAAAATAAATTAATCAACTAA
- a CDS encoding type II toxin-antitoxin system RelE/ParE family toxin: MSRKVVISRTVEKKLEKLFEHLIKEWSVKVKNDFVTKLDSTIEIIKNQPEIFPESKKGKGLRRCVITKQTTLYYRYSTKQINIVTVFDTRQNPNKLDKEI; encoded by the coding sequence TTGAGCAGAAAAGTGGTTATTTCAAGAACAGTAGAAAAGAAATTAGAAAAACTTTTTGAGCACTTAATCAAAGAATGGTCTGTTAAGGTAAAAAATGATTTTGTTACAAAATTAGATTCAACGATAGAAATAATTAAAAACCAGCCTGAAATATTTCCTGAATCCAAAAAAGGAAAAGGTTTAAGAAGATGTGTCATTACAAAGCAAACAACTTTATATTATCGCTACAGTACCAAGCAAATTAATATTGTTACTGTATTTGATACAAGACAAAATCCGAATAAACTAGATAAAGAAATATAA
- a CDS encoding pentapeptide repeat-containing protein, which translates to MKPQTHYDEFFNKISFAEKEMQNTEFDSCSFTNCDFSNGSFLSSLFTNCVFTDCNLSMTKFNDCQLENISFKNCKLLGVNFSSCNDFLFALKFDACILDCCAFIGKKMHKTPFMNSSIKEVDFSNCDLSNSSFKNSDLSQTTFNNTNLRGVDFRTAKNYSINPEINSIAKAKFSLEDVAGLLPYNIEIE; encoded by the coding sequence ATGAAACCCCAAACCCACTACGACGAATTCTTTAACAAAATAAGTTTCGCTGAAAAAGAAATGCAAAACACAGAATTTGATAGTTGCTCGTTTACAAATTGTGATTTCTCAAACGGCTCATTTCTTTCAAGTTTATTTACAAATTGTGTGTTTACAGATTGTAACCTCTCGATGACCAAGTTTAACGACTGTCAATTGGAAAACATCAGCTTTAAAAATTGTAAACTATTAGGTGTGAATTTTAGCTCTTGTAACGACTTTTTGTTTGCTTTAAAATTTGATGCTTGCATTTTAGATTGCTGTGCCTTTATTGGAAAAAAAATGCATAAAACACCTTTTATGAATTCGTCTATTAAAGAAGTGGACTTTTCGAACTGTGACTTATCAAATTCCAGCTTTAAAAATTCAGATTTATCACAAACTACTTTTAATAATACCAATCTTAGGGGTGTCGACTTTCGAACCGCTAAAAATTACAGTATTAACCCTGAAATTAATTCCATAGCTAAAGCTAAATTCTCCCTTGAAGACGTTGCAGGATTATTACCTTATAATATTGAAATTGAATAA